One genomic region from Anaeromusa acidaminophila DSM 3853 encodes:
- a CDS encoding LCP family protein, which yields MSYSEEPRLTRRKPKRRIRKLRVAMLFGIVFLLVGAVYALWNGGTSLLDVVAKNRINILVLGVDERADDVGRSDTSFVVTLDTEAKKITVFSVPRDSRVKIAGHGWDKVNHAFAFGGLSLSKSTIENLLGVPIDYTVTVDFKGFVRMIDALGGITIDVEKRMRYSDPYDDDGGLVIDLYPGVQRLSGKEAIKYVRYRDEEGDIGRVTRQQKFLKAVLKELASPQTVVRLPELAKEFYGAVKTDMPLSKIIKLLPMVQEAASNGMVTATIPGTPLWIKEVSYWQPNIAELRLKVAQIQGLTNDEGYAKKSEQLAREYKQAIPPDAKTDYMPTVETKAPTAEKTPAANTKAPATDAAKKTKEAATDTKAPADKPKSTTGTSTSAPTTTSPSNTNSKNP from the coding sequence GCTGTATATGCTCTTTGGAATGGCGGGACTTCTTTGTTGGATGTAGTCGCGAAAAATCGTATCAATATTTTGGTACTAGGTGTGGATGAAAGGGCCGATGATGTAGGCCGCTCGGATACCAGTTTTGTGGTAACCCTGGATACGGAGGCAAAAAAAATAACCGTATTCTCTGTACCCCGTGATTCACGGGTGAAAATTGCCGGACATGGCTGGGATAAAGTGAATCATGCCTTTGCTTTTGGGGGGCTGTCACTTTCGAAGAGTACGATTGAAAACTTGCTAGGTGTTCCTATTGATTATACGGTCACCGTTGATTTCAAGGGATTTGTGCGGATGATTGACGCCCTGGGCGGGATTACGATTGATGTAGAAAAGCGGATGCGTTATTCCGATCCATATGATGATGACGGCGGCCTGGTGATTGACCTGTATCCAGGGGTACAGCGCTTGAGCGGCAAAGAAGCTATCAAGTACGTGCGGTACCGCGATGAAGAAGGGGATATCGGGCGCGTGACAAGGCAGCAGAAATTCTTAAAAGCCGTATTGAAGGAATTGGCATCGCCTCAGACGGTGGTGCGCCTGCCGGAATTAGCAAAAGAATTTTATGGAGCGGTGAAGACCGACATGCCGTTATCTAAAATCATAAAATTGTTGCCGATGGTGCAAGAAGCGGCCTCAAACGGGATGGTTACGGCTACCATTCCCGGAACGCCCTTGTGGATTAAAGAGGTCAGCTATTGGCAGCCGAATATTGCGGAGTTGCGCTTGAAAGTAGCGCAGATTCAGGGCCTTACGAATGATGAAGGCTATGCGAAAAAATCAGAACAGTTAGCGCGAGAATATAAACAGGCGATTCCTCCAGACGCGAAGACAGATTATATGCCGACGGTTGAAACAAAGGCTCCAACTGCGGAAAAAACACCGGCGGCCAATACGAAAGCGCCAGCGACTGATGCTGCGAAGAAGACGAAGGAAGCGGCGACAGATACAAAGGCGCCGGCAGATAAACCGAAGAGTACGACGGGAACGTCGACGTCTGCTCCTACTACGACATCACCTTCCAATACGAACAGTAAAAATCCATAA